The nucleotide window atgGGTGAACATACAtcaattatttgagaaaatatcaGAAGTATACTATCGACCATAACCAATTTTCTGTTTTCGAATATTTGTCGTAAACAGCATAGAGCTGGTTGCATGTCAAATTTATACAGTGCCATATTATAAAGAAGACTCGCGTGCCATAATATTACTActtctatatttaaaattgtctCAATGTTTGGATTTCTTAACGCCTCTATGAagtgattatttattatttgaatttcttcttttttttctaccTAAAACAGCAACGATTTATTGATATCACAAAGTTTAGACATCAAGAAAACCAATGCCACATCCATGCTAAATGAAGATGTAAAGAAGAtacatacaagaaaaaatagaaagagaCTATAAGGAACTTGGAACATAAAATATcttataggaaaaaaattgataaggaATATAATTTGAAGATATATAGTGATATAAGGACCTAATGTGGATGATGCagaagataatgaaaataagttttgggaagaaatgaaaataataatggaagAAGCAAAAggaatgataataataataaaacacttCAACTGTATCTGTACTTAGAGAAATATTAGTTAACATTGATATCCATAGATAAGCCAGTGGAAAGAAGAATCCATAGTAGATAAcatataaaagatgaaaaagaaaattaattatagtgTGTACATAACCAAATACCAAATACTGagagaaattatattatttatgaaagCAACTCAGCTGAAATGTGCTCAGATTAtactttaaatattaaaaaatgtattttcccAGAAGGTCCTTTTTGTAAAGCAAAGTTAAGAAGCTCTTTCTCAATGACGATTAATTAATATGACAAAGTTTGGTATCTAAAACAGCAACAACAAGACCAAAGCAGCATCCGGGCAAACTAATCAAGAAGCAAAATGAAGATGTAAAGAagatataaacattatttttttaccagaAGGTACTTTTTTCATACCAAAGGGGAAGAACCCTACTCAACCGATTAAGACAGAAGGTGGCCTGCGCAGACGATGTAGACCTGCTAAGCAGTATTAAATAGAGCTTTGAGAGGACTTCCAGacattcaattaaaaatccAATCGAGCAGGACTCAGTGTGCACGAAGCTAAAATGCTCATACTTAAAAACAACGAGACTGCACTGGAGATATGGGAGAGTGCTCAGAAGATGATGGAATTCCGCCTAATTAACAGGCGCACAAAAGAGAGATCTACTAAAGCCAGTTGTCATGTATGCTTCTGAAACCTGGGTAATGATTGCTGAAGACAAACTGAGACTCCATTCGTGGGAGAGGAAAGTACTTCGGCGCATCTATGGCCCAATCCAAGACCAAGGAGAATGGAGCATCTGTATGGAGTCAAACTTATTATTTTGCGGATTaagaaaaatgtacaaaaaaaataaatatagaaccCTTTGTACATGCTatgtcttcaattatttttaaaaattcattcgtttgtaataaatgttttaaaacattattataattaaaataaaactgtttaaGATATATTGTTAATTACTCACTTGTAaccaagaaattattttacCAAACAAACGTGTACCAGCATCTttagaatttaataataatgccCATAATCTGCATCTCAACAATTCTATATTATTTCTCGATGGACAACACAAGCAGTACAAATAGAATGGTTCAAATACTTTGTTAATCATAGAcctaaaatatggaaaatcataattgaattttcaactATGTAAATGCCTCAAACAACCAAAAGTAGCCGACATTACAGCAGTGCCCAGAGTAAAAACCCAAATAATGTTAACACACAGACccattactattttttaaattatatttaaactcCTAATATACAGAAGAGTGTCCTATTCTAACTGAAATTCTGCATTAGCAATTTGACTTCCCCCATTTACACTCTAgcatttaacaaaaaacatatattgCCCATCAGTATTCCTTGACATGAATCAAGCTTTTGATAAGGTGTggtacaaaaacatttttttcaaaataaaacattaccTTTCATCTTACTTCAAATAAATACTTAATAAGcagaattagaattagaatcaaTGAGAAGTCTAAGATACATTCCTGATCAAATCTGAGGTACCACAGGGCAGCATTCTGGGGCCATGATTTTATTTACTATATACATCAGATCTCTCTacagaaaatactgaaacaTGAAGGATTTTACAGTCACCTCTGACAGTTTAGAAGATGGGACAAGAAAGTGGTAAATGGAAATAACATTCagttaaagaaagaaaaaatatatagccCATCAGTATTCCTTGGCATGCTGTACATGAAAAATCTAAATCTTAACACCTTGCAAAATCATTGGGTTCAAGTTATTTCGACACTAAGTGACATTTAACCAACAGGTTTTGCAAATTACGTATTAGCCACACTCGACTCACAAATGGTTATCTAATGTCAGCATTTCCTCTACCAACATTGTCATATGAAACTGACAGTAAAATATATTCTATCTGAGTATCCCAACTACAACTAAAGACTTCATTTGCTTAGTATAAAATCAAACAGCTTCCAAAATATACTATATAGCCATTACACTTAAATTGATTGTatttaatctcatgaattccTTAACTTCTAATATCTTTGTATAAcaattatattatgtattgttacttaattgtttacaaaaataataaaccacACCTTGGCCAATTTTACGTTTAATTTGAAGATTCTTGttttcaaaatgttgaatttctaATTTACTAGTCATTTTTTTGAATGCAATAGAATATGtttaacttgaaatatatttcaaaaaatgtgagAAAGCAAAATCCAAAATTCTATTTCTAGGGGCAATGCATAAATGTTAAGTTTTATAGAAAACCATACCCATCAAAATCTTCCAGTAAATTTTGTATCTtgacaaaaatatgataagCTGCATCTGGTTTTTCCATAATTAATGTTATAAAGGGATGTTGAGGAGAATACAACTTGAATACATAGTTTTTATCATTTGGTAATAAGCACAATAAATCTCCTAATATATTGGTTAAAGTAGAAAGACACCTAAAATATAATATCctattattaaaataagaatcTATAACTTATCATTTTATAAAGTATCTTGATATTAAACtggtatttaataataaaaaattttatcagcCTTGGATAAAAGATAACCTGGCCAGTATGTAGAATACACATTATTCAAAAAGATTCTCaaatttacaaattcaaatGTTATAATTCCGAGTTTCAATACACACTTAAATTTACTATTGGGccgttttttattgtttcttctaAAATGTATCTTATATCTTACTTTATTGAATTCATGCTACTAATAAAATCTGTGTGAATTACATCAGCAGATAATATTCGATCACTAATAAGCATCATGATAGCTTTTCCCGACACTTCACTAATTAAAGGATCAGCGTTCATCatcttttcttttaaaaacttaacTTCGGGAAAATCTCTAAGACCTTCGGCATGTTTTCTTTTCacgttattaattatttttgatattaaattagaTATATTAATTGGATTATTtgaatacaatttattttctattatatccATATTTAAGGATTAATTACTAAAATgtgttaatataaatttaatatttttaagacacaatataaaaaacaaaataggtTATGTGTATCACTATCTTTGTGTATCATCTTGGAGGTgggaaattgtaaataaaagtataaagcCTGTTTCATACGTATGCGGTTTTGAATGAAACCTTGTCACACATACACGATTTTCGCAAGGTTTAAAATACGTTCCGTTTTTTTCGaagacaaaattttcaaatactttggaATGTCAACTAAATCATTTGATGAAGGACCGTCAGCAACgctaaaatacatttttgaggGAATGTATTCAACCGATTCAGAACCTGTTCGTGTCGAGTGAGTATTCGGTGTTTTACTGTAAGAGCCGATATTGAACCGAGCCGAATGAAACAGCATACGTATGAAACAGGCCTAAGAGTGTTTAGGACTATTACCACtatatataattgtatatgtatttaaaaaaagtctccaaattgcatttttatattcattcgttaataatatatttatatatattttctcgtATAGCAAAATCCAAGAATACAAAAACGTAGGTTTTGTTACCTacttttattagaatattttcacaaaGGACATAAAGTCGTAAAATCAAgatcatatattttaaaaaatatatctaaaaagttacttattcaatttttttactaatttgtCCCTTACATACAtaaaatgttcttgatttttggtcttaataaatatttttttttactttttggtcaaaggtcaaaatacgttccaataataaattatacacTTACCATTAGAGGTGGAGACTTCTAGTATTAGTTACTGttactttaaaatattagttttgattttttgagaGGCTTTATATGATTAAATACGtatattttctagtatttttttccaaaatatggaGAAGCTTGCGACTTGACATTATTATGCAAAGTTGGAATACAATATACATTATCTcactttcatattttaatttgtatttgttttaataatgtaaatataataGGAGTATGTATTTTATGTATAGGTCATTTTGGGATGACGTCACAATCTGCCGCCATATTGTCTTTGGGGATAAATACTGctttattaacattaaaattatagttacattggtgttttatttccaattccaatttattaaaatgataaaaaaataaatactatagtgaaatatacatatatacattttataacgTACTCGCTATCAAGGTATTACCTTTAAGTATATCTAACGCTATGTAGCGTTGTATATAAATAAGGGTTATAGATCATTTCGAGTAACGTGACTTGAAACGTCGGCCATATTGTCGTGTGGACAAACAAAGATTCATCATTCATTTATGTATAGAGAATTGACTGcttcaaatactttttgttaTATGAATGTcttggataaaaaaataaaaataaaacacaactattaatgataattttaatgtaaagaAGACAATGTTTGTCCCCCAAGTCAATATGGCGGCTGATTCTGACGTCttgaaataatacatattttgaacAAGGTAATAAGTAACGACTACTGGATAACTACTTTTCCACATCTCTATTAGTTATAATGGGAAGCTGTTAATTAACCTATACGAATACAACACATCTAGTTTTTATAAGTGCATATGGAGACGTACAGATAAGTGGTGgtttaaagaaaataacaatcaattaaaaaaattgtgttgtaGTTGTCTGAATTTTTTGTTAGATCTTCATTAGATATGGGATTATCTAGACAAGAAGTGAACTTAAGGAGGTTATTAGCAAAATGTGAATTAATGTGTAAAACGAAAAAGGAAGTtgatagaattgaaaaatatgtagaaaCGTTAGAAGATATGttacaagaattaaaaaaaataactgagtAAGTTGTGGGgtaatttataataacaaatttgaatttattaatttaagatCTAGCGAAAGTATACAAGCTTACAATAGAagaattaattatatcaaaacaGCCTTAGggataactaaaaataaatatgaggATGAAAACGATCCAGAAAGTATGAGAAAAGACTTATTAGGTGaaacataaatgtattttaaatattcagaaTTTTGATAGTATTAAGTATTGTAGGTTTAAGACAACGTATAGTTGATAAGCCAGAAATTAGTAATTCTGGGGACTTTGATAAGGTAATAGAGCACAATGAGAACATACAAACAAAGATAACGGAAGATATGCTGCATTTAACCATGACCTTAAAAGAACAATCGGAAATTGCTAACAggattattaaaaaagatactgaggtaataaataattgaaaatatgataagttataatgaaaattcaatagttTTGTACTGATATATCCAAAATTAGAGCTGTAAGGACTTTAagtttttaaagttttattcAGATTTTTCATCAACTCtctaataatttatgtaaaactATGTTTTACTGGCAATGTCCAATGTATAGGAATGAGGTGTTGTTAGATTCAGCTTAATGAAACAAGTTAAATTAACACCAAAACTTCCAGCCGGAAGCAACCtgttaaaaacttttgaatttttgatctAAAGTCTGTTACTATTACTAGTGTTTTGTCTGTCTGTTTGTAGCAGAGATATCTCCTCACCGGAAGCATGTAGTGAgctcgaattttttgcatttaattctTATGtgtcaaaatgaaaaaagttatgggcattattaggaaaaaattaatttaatcaaccaaaatgtgattttccccatacaaaattttttctcttatacaaattttaaactctatcatgatttaataaatgtttGTGTTGATCTATAGCaagtttgaattgaaatttttgagacCTTAATGGTGTCAAATATTAAAACTAGTTATATGACTAGTAGAGCTGCCTCTAGCTATAGTTGAGTGGTGTTTGTGCAAATACTAGTCTGCTACTTTAGCTTCTAGCTTCAGTATTAATGGTCAGTGGCCTTTAAGTTTTCATATTGTTCATCACATTATATTATTAGTATCATAATTATGATGATTTTCAACTGGTCATCTTTTTTATCccaattttccatatttctccaGTTAATTTGTAAGTTCTGGAGCCaatggtgatattcatattgaatatttactgttgcggaagaaagataaaaaaatttttactatgATGCAGTATATAAACTTATAATTTGCAGGTGGTGTCAAAATCAACAGAAATAACAGAAAACAATTTCGGTAAACTTTCTGTTGAATCTTCCAAATTAGCTGAACATTCCAAAAGAGCCTGGAAATGTTGGATGTGGATTATGTTGGCTGCGGTTGTTATAGTATTCATAAGtaagtttctttttatttaacaaGCAATACAAGactcattttttaattcaataatattggtCAAATTGGacatacaaacaaaattaaaacatcTCCTATCTGGGTTGTATCAAAATTCCTTTAATTGTGGCccagcaatttttttcaatttagtatCTAATAAAAGTGAGGTTTGAATGTTGGATGTTAGTTTATTTGATTAgatcattaaaattttcttaaaatctataaactgggttataggaagaaaaaaacattaaaggATTCATAGTGGAATTGCTTAGAATTCCATTTACATATACCAATAGGTGAAGTCAATGAAAAAACACTGAAATTATTAAACCAAGATGAAAAACTATTTACTTTTTGTCATCATTGGTTGGAAAAATTGTGGAGTCTGTTTTTTGATTACACATCAACacgaaaaacttttataaaagatacagatatatttgaaattgttaacaTCCTACTTAAGGCGATAAAGAATTTAGAATAAGATTCAATGAAAGCATTTCCAACATCTTCCCAATAAAATCATGTGTTCTTCAAGGAAGTGTTCTTCTAAATAAGTGGAAAATCGAAAACTGTCCAAGTGCCATTTACATTGAAAAGAGAGTAGAGAAATATTTAGGAATGCATCAAGACTCACGTGGAATGTATATATCCTTAAGAAGtgaaaacaaattgttttaaGAACAAAAGACTTGTACTGATTACTGAGAACAAAATCAAAACTGGCACTGGAAAATAAACTCCTTGTTTATAGAACCAGTTTAGGTGTATGGTATCCGCCTATGGGAATGTGCCAGTAAAACAAATAcaagttttatacaaaaaaacaaaccaaaattctACGTATTATATTGATATGTTTTAAACCAGACAAACACTGCAACAGTCTAGAACTGCAACACAATCCACTATTAGAATCCCAACCAGATAGAATACTCAAAAGAAACTGGTCCGCTGACCTGAAAAATGGTTGAAGAGTTCCTATAACTTCAAAAGGAGCTTAACAGCTCACAAGTCAACCAATTAGCTAATTATAAAGTTTTGACTgcttataaaacaaaattaataataaaagtcctTTTCAAGAAATTGGAAATTATAAGTTGACTCacattttaaactaaaaaaaccCGGTATGTCGAAAAAATTGagagtttcttattttttcagatATGGTTCTGTTTATGAAGTTAATGAAGAAAAGATACTAATCGGTGAATGTAGTTATtggttattatttataaaatatatttaaaaaattatacaatttttaggttaaaaattttattacatccTGTATACAATCATTTAAAACCCAATGATTAGATATTCCTATAAAGTGTCATTTTAATAAGGTTATGCCAAATCCATCACCAATACCAGGAAGTTGTTGAGAGTTTATTCTGCAGAGGGTTCCAGTGTAGTTAAATTCGAATCTAGGatcaaacttttaaaaaagttgtttttagtTTAACCGGAGCCAATTAAACTAGTTCCTCAGTCAAAAGAGTGAATCGAAGTATCTAAACTATAGTAGGATCAGTATCTTTGTGTAGTATAATATATGAGACAATAACTCTGATTCTTTCGTACTTTGCAACTTAAAGTTTGGTTGGAAAACTTTTTTGGTGAGCACATAAACCCGGTAGACTGTAATAATAGTAATCGATTAGTGGCtacaataatatttagaaaaaaaaagtgtgGCGGTGAAAACAGATGTAAAGGTCTATTAAGAAATCctatcaaataaacattttgggAATACTGATTATATTGAAGTAATTAGTTATATAAAGGAAATTGCTTTTTAATTGGTCTTACCTTTACCTGATTTCCTCAAGATTAATAACATTAACAAAACCACCTCTGTAAGCCAATGGGGGAGTCAAGTAGCTCCATTTACAGCTACATTGTGTAGTAAAAACCGATGGGGGTTGTTCAagattatttacaatattttttttttaaagatttttatatcatttctgGTTCTGCTGGGTTTAGGTTTAAAACACTTCACTGAGGTACAATTACAGAGAtggtataatatttgaaattgaaaatattcaaaataaactaacaaatttcgaaaaacgacatttcatttttctaaaaatttttttggggCATATGGTAAGAATTTAGTTCTGTTTTGGGTCAATTCGACTTCCTTCGATTTGGACGAATTTTGgtcaaaagttttattataaaatagagatttgtcaaaacaaaaaaagttatacaaaatttgtaaataaaatacgGTTAAAGgggtttttttattcaaaattatgaattttgacaaaaaagtttgtttttcacCTCTGAGTCCAGtatagttaaaaaaacatttgtcaaattgaataataatttttttcctttggtagatttttgtttaaagataaattttttccaaattgataTACGAAAATGgttcaaaattcatttatttatcaacttaacatttttataaactatttaaATAACACTCGAATTAGTATCCGTTTTATGTTTGCTAAAATATCTGTTAAAATCTAATTGTgacaataattgtaataaatgttCACCGCTGGCTTTTTCACGTAGCCTATGTAGTATAAACAACATTGATTCTACGACGACATCGCTTTGACCTTGGAAAATTTCTAATTCCTCCAATTCTATATCGGATAATTCCGAATCCCAAATACTGGCGACCAAACAAAAACGATCGCacaattctaataattttatgataatgcTGT belongs to Diorhabda carinulata isolate Delta chromosome X, icDioCari1.1, whole genome shotgun sequence and includes:
- the LOC130901627 gene encoding vesicle transport protein USE1, with the translated sequence MGLSRQEVNLRRLLAKCELMCKTKKEVDRIEKYVETLEDMLQELKKITESSESIQAYNRRINYIKTALGITKNKYEDENDPESMRKDLLGLRQRIVDKPEISNSGDFDKVIEHNENIQTKITEDMLHLTMTLKEQSEIANRIIKKDTEVVSKSTEITENNFGKLSVESSKLAEHSKRAWKCWMWIMLAAVVIVFINMVLFMKLMKKRY